Below is a genomic region from Flavobacterium ginsengisoli.
GTTGTTTACGTTAATATAAACATTTACATTATTTCTATATCTGTAAACTGGATACGGATTCCATGCTCTATAGTAGGTTGGGTAATAACCCCAATACCAAGTTGAGCAGTATGGTCTGTAATTGGTCACCCAGAAAGAAGAATAGATAACAGGAACCACACTATAAACAGGCTCATAAATGTAATTTGCTCCGTATAAATAGGTGTTACCTACAACCTGAACACTTACTTTGTTGTAATTGTCTCTCTCAACATCAATAGTTGCAATGTCTTGATAAACATCACGATCTAAAACAGCTTGAATAATTACAACGTGCGTTCTGTTTTCAACGCTCTCAATAACACGAAGATAATCTACTTCGTTATCGCCATTAAGGTCTAAGTTTGATATTTGATATTTAGGGTCATTTAAACGTCTTTCAAAATCTTGAAGGTTAGCTGATTCTCCAAACATCGAAGCAACAGCTCTTAAATCTAAGTTATCGCTTATATCTGAGTTTTTTGCATAAACAGTAGTTTGACCTTGTGCAAGCACAAGAACCAAAAACTAAGGCTGATATCGCTATTAAAAGTAAATTCGCTTTCATGGCTAATTTGTATTAAATTATTTGTGTTATGAGATATTCAATTACTGTGCCATAAAATTTATGTACTAAAATATTGCTTTTAAAGTATTGATTAATAGGTTTTTGTGTTTTTGTTGAAATGTCTTTGAGTTTTTTTTAGATAAAGATCTGTAAATGAAATAACAAATATTCTTGTCAAAAAAAATGAGAAAATTAATTTTCTATGTTGGAATTAATTGTATTTTAGCGTTAACCAAATTTTAAGTTTCCTATGAAAAAACTCTCTTTATTTTGTGTTATTTTTATTTTATTGATGTCTTTTAGGACATTTAATTATAAAACTGACGTTGTTTACAATAATGGCTTTACTTCAATGACAATAGATACATTATTTAAAGACAGAATTAGTATTAGAGCAATTCTAATTGACAAAAATAAAGTTTGGTACGGGGCTGATAATTCTCGTTTTGGTTATTATGATTTGGATAAAAAAGAAAAATTTGAAGAACATATTTACCGCGATACACTTAAATTAGAATTTAGAAGTATAGCACAAACTTCAAAAGATATTTTTTTGTTGAGTGTGGCAAATCCAGCTCTTCTTTATTCCGTTTCAAAGAAAGACCGCAAAGTTAAATTGGTGTATAAAGAAGTTAATCCGAAAGTGTTTTACGATAGCATGCAGTTTTGGAATGATAAGGAAGGAATTGCAATTGGCGATCCGACAGAGGATACTTTTTCTATTATAGTTACACGTGACGGTGGAGAAACTTGGACAAAATTACTGTCTGATAAATTGCCAACAAATAGCACAGGAGAAGCAGCTTTTGCGGCAAGTAACACTAACATCGTTATAAAAGGAAATGATACATGGTTAGTTTCAGGTGGAAAAAAAGCACGTGTTTTTTATTCTCCCGACAAAGCAAAAACATGGAAAGTTGTAGAAACTCCTATTGTGCAGGGAAAACAAATGACAGGAATTTTTACGGCCGATTTTTATGATTCTAAACAAGGTTTCGTTGCAGGAGGAGATTACGATCTTCCTAATAATAAAGCCAATAATAAAGCTTTTACAAAAGATGGTGGCAAGACTTGGCAATTAATTGGTCAGAATATGGGATTTGGCTATGCATCATGTGTGCAATATGTTCCAGGAGGTAATGGAAAAGAAATTGTTTGTGTAGGCTCTGAAGGAATACAATATTCTCAAAATGGAGGAGAAAACTGGATGCAGCTTTCTACCGATAAAGGATTTTTTACCATTCGTTTTGTGAATAGGAACACTGCAATCGCAGCAGGACATAATAAAGTGGTTCGACTTAATTTTAAATAAAAAAATAAGAACCCTAAATAATAAAGCAAGTATTATTATATAGGGTTCTTATCGCTGTTGTATCGTTAAGTTTAATCTTTATTGCCTTTGTCTCGGTATTGTTGCAGTAACTTTCTATTAAAATCGTCTTCTGATTTTTTAAGCAATAATATTTTCTTTGCTGGGAGTACTTTTTTAAGGTCTGCTCATATATTTGTCTCGAAGCTGATATATTTCTTTATCAGTACTCTCTATTTGAGATAATAATGTCGCTGCTTCTTTATCTGAAAGATTTTTTAGATTCTCATCTTTAAGCTGTTTAATATAAGTTTTCATTTTCAGATACTTTAATTCATATTGCTTGTCATCGTAAGCATTATAAATTGGCCAGAATTTTTCGGCTTCGGTTGAAGTTAATTCTAATTCTGTTGTTAAAAATGACACTTTAAAAGCTTTGATTTTTTCTCGCTTTTCATCAATTTTTCCATTTTGTGCAAAAAATGAAATACTTGTCAGAAATAGTAGTAGCGGTAAAATGTTTTTTATTTTCATTGCTAAGTTAAGTTGTTGAGTTAAGTTTGATTTAATTTTGTTCTGAAATTAAGTGTTCTATGTTTGGACTTGCAGCTAAGATATCTTCTAGTGTTTCGTCTTCTAGAGTAACATTGTTACCTAATTTTTCTATGTCACTGTCGTCTAATGTTTGAATTAAATCGTATTGGCTTATATTGGAGTGATAAGATAAATAGTTTTCTAAAGTAGCTTCGTCAAGATCGTTTACGCTAGCTTTATAATTGTTTGCAATTGGTATTAGTAATGCAAAAGCAATTACTGCAGCAGCAGCCAGAGAAATTGTTTTTTTGCGTTTGTAAAAAGGAATTACCTTAACTTCTTTTTCGTTTAATTGTTGTAAAACCTTCTCTGAAAAATCATCAAAATAATTGTCCGGAGCTTTAAAGCCGGATTTTATTTTGGGTTCGTTTTCTAATTTAAATGTTTTCATAATACTTATAAGATAGTTTTAGTTACAAAAGGTTTAATTTGATGTAACATATAATTCAATTTTTTTTACTGCGTGATGATAAGATGCTTTTAAGGCTCCAACAGATGTTCCTAAAATATCTGCGATTTCTTCATATTTCAATTCTTCAAAATATTTCATTTTGAAAACTAATTGTTGTTTTTCTGGAAGTGTTACAATTGCTTTTTGAAGTTTGATTTGAATTTCATCTCCATCAAAATAAAGATCCGCTTTTAAATTATCAATCGTTTTGTTTTGCAGATCTTCAGACGAAATGCCGCTTAATTTCGCTTTTTGCGATAAAAAAGTCAAAGCCTCGTTGGTAGCAATGCGATACATCCAAGAAAAAAGTTTGCTTTCTCCTTTAAAGTTTTTAAGATTTTGAAAGACTTTTACAAAAGTATTCTGTAAAACATCATCAGCATCATCATGATTCAAAACAATATTTCGAATATGAGAATACAAAGGTTTCTGATAATCAGACAAGAGTTTTTGAAACGCAATATTTTGCGTTTCAGGGTTTAATAATTCTTTTATAAATTCTTTCTCGTCTATCAAACTTTTTGTTTTGTAAACTTTTTTAATAGAAGTTAGACAGAATTTAAAGGAAAAGGTTTAATGTACCTTCGAAATTATTTAAAATTCTGAGTCTTCTTCTTGTGTAGGTGTTTGCGTAGGAGCTGGTGCTGGCGCAGCAGGTTTACGTTTTACAGGCTCTGTACGTGGTTGTTCTGTGCGTGGCTCGCTTGGAGTTTCACTAGTGTTTTCTGGAGCGTAAACAGGCTCAGCAGTAACAGGAACTACTTTAGGTTTTATAGGGAAATAAATCTCAGTTACCAATTTGGATGAAGCTTTTACATCCAATTTGCTTAGAGTCAAGATTTCAAGATGCGACCAGCTTAAATCTGGAATAATTTTTTGGTTATTAATGTAGGCAGTTGTTTTAGCTATTGCTTCATTTCTATGAGAGTAATCTCCAGTAAGAGTTGTTTTTACAGCGTCGAAACCATTTAATTTTCCAGCTAAAATATCGCTTCCTGAACTTGTTGAAATTTCTTTGTTAATAGGCAAACAGATTGAAATCTTTGCCAAACCAGTTTTAGTATCGTAAGTATGATAAATGATAAAAGGTTTTCCTGCCTCAGACAAACCATTCGTTTCACTAAAGTGAATAAGCTTCGGAATTACAATTCTAGCATTTTTACTTATTTTAGAAATTTCGCTAGTAAAAGTCTGCTTGATATAAGGAGTTTCGGTTTTCTTTACCACTCCGTCTACTGTAACGGCAAAAGTTTTGGTTTCGTAGTCTAGGTTTTTATCAATATTGGCTAAGCTTTTTTCGTAGATAGTTCCAATAACTCTATCTGAACCTCCATGTAAAGCGGTATATATTTTAAACAAAAAGCTCATTGTTCCTTTTCCTTTCCAAGTAACTTTTGTTTTTCCGTTCAAAGTATCTTTTAAAGTCCAGTTTACATTAGCTTCTGTACCATCAAATTGCATTTTTTGGTCAATGCTTTCGCCGTCTTTTGTTTTAAGAATAATAGAATTTCCTTTTCCATCAACACCATCCCAATAAAATGTAGCGCCATTTCCGCTTGTTTTATTAGCATAAGTCATTTTGATAGAAGGATCTTCAACCGACCATGATTCAAAATCTTCGTAATTTCTAAAGTCGTTTAAGTAGTTATAAACCGTTGCGCGAGGCGAATTGATAACTTTACTTCTTTCTACAGAAAAATCTCCTTTCTGAGTAGCAACAAAAACAGTAAGAGCAACAAAGCTTAAAAGTGCAAAAAGAAATAAATACTTTAGAATTTTCATGGTAGATTGTTTGGTTTCGGTAAAGTTATAAATTTATCATGAGTCTTACTAATAACCCATAATGATTAGGTTTATTTTATGGTAACCAGAATAATTTATCTTTTTAAAAATATTTTAATTACGAACAAAAGGACAATAAAAAGCAGAAAGGCTAGGAGTACTTTGTAATTCCCTTTATAAAAGACTTTATGTAATTTCAAATCTTTTCGATAAGCAAATATCATGATGATTACAAAAGCGATAAAAAAACATACTCCAAATAGTATTTGACCTTGACTGAACATAGTTATAAAAATTTTTAGCAAATTTAGAGATTTGTAAACGATTTGTTGCTAAATTGCCTTTTCATTTCATTCAATAAATTTTCAGATTTATAAGAAAGTGACTTAAATTAGCAAAAAAAGAAAACTACTATATGAAAAAACAACTTGATGCCGTAACAGAATTCCACACTGCTTTTAGAATTGGCCACAGCACAACACCAAAGGCTGATGTAGGAGCAGAAAAGAAATTACTTCGTTATAATTTAATGAAGGAAGAAAATGAGGAATATTATGAAGCGGTTCAGAATAATGATTTAGTTGAAATTGCAGACGCTCTTGGAGATATGATGTATATTTTGTGCGGAACAATTATAGAACACGGACTTCAAGATAAAATTGAAGCAGTTTTTGATGAAATCCAGCGCAGTAATATGAGTAAATTAGGAGAAGATGGTCAGCCAATTTACCGCGAAGATGGAAAAGTGATGAAAGGTCCAAATTATTTTAAACCAGATTTTTCTAAATTATTCTAAAAAACAAAACCCGATAAAAGTAAATTTATCGGGTTTCTTTTTTATAATGGTTTTGGAATTATTGAACTTTAACTGTCCATCCGTAAGTGTCTTCAGAAAGTTTATTTTGAAGATTTGTTAATTTTTCTTTTAAGAAAGAAGCATAAGAATTCTCGATTGGAGCCATTTCGAAGTATTCGTCTTTGTAAGAGAATCCTTTGATA
It encodes:
- a CDS encoding WD40/YVTN/BNR-like repeat-containing protein gives rise to the protein MKKLSLFCVIFILLMSFRTFNYKTDVVYNNGFTSMTIDTLFKDRISIRAILIDKNKVWYGADNSRFGYYDLDKKEKFEEHIYRDTLKLEFRSIAQTSKDIFLLSVANPALLYSVSKKDRKVKLVYKEVNPKVFYDSMQFWNDKEGIAIGDPTEDTFSIIVTRDGGETWTKLLSDKLPTNSTGEAAFAASNTNIVIKGNDTWLVSGGKKARVFYSPDKAKTWKVVETPIVQGKQMTGIFTADFYDSKQGFVAGGDYDLPNNKANNKAFTKDGGKTWQLIGQNMGFGYASCVQYVPGGNGKEIVCVGSEGIQYSQNGGENWMQLSTDKGFFTIRFVNRNTAIAAGHNKVVRLNFK
- a CDS encoding sensor of ECF-type sigma factor; translation: MKIKNILPLLLFLTSISFFAQNGKIDEKREKIKAFKVSFLTTELELTSTEAEKFWPIYNAYDDKQYELKYLKMKTYIKQLKDENLKNLSDKEAATLLSQIESTDKEIYQLRDKYMSRP
- a CDS encoding RNA polymerase sigma factor, with translation MIDEKEFIKELLNPETQNIAFQKLLSDYQKPLYSHIRNIVLNHDDADDVLQNTFVKVFQNLKNFKGESKLFSWMYRIATNEALTFLSQKAKLSGISSEDLQNKTIDNLKADLYFDGDEIQIKLQKAIVTLPEKQQLVFKMKYFEELKYEEIADILGTSVGALKASYHHAVKKIELYVTSN
- a CDS encoding SRPBCC family protein, giving the protein MKILKYLFLFALLSFVALTVFVATQKGDFSVERSKVINSPRATVYNYLNDFRNYEDFESWSVEDPSIKMTYANKTSGNGATFYWDGVDGKGNSIILKTKDGESIDQKMQFDGTEANVNWTLKDTLNGKTKVTWKGKGTMSFLFKIYTALHGGSDRVIGTIYEKSLANIDKNLDYETKTFAVTVDGVVKKTETPYIKQTFTSEISKISKNARIVIPKLIHFSETNGLSEAGKPFIIYHTYDTKTGLAKISICLPINKEISTSSGSDILAGKLNGFDAVKTTLTGDYSHRNEAIAKTTAYINNQKIIPDLSWSHLEILTLSKLDVKASSKLVTEIYFPIKPKVVPVTAEPVYAPENTSETPSEPRTEQPRTEPVKRKPAAPAPAPTQTPTQEEDSEF
- a CDS encoding nucleoside triphosphate pyrophosphohydrolase family protein, with product MKKQLDAVTEFHTAFRIGHSTTPKADVGAEKKLLRYNLMKEENEEYYEAVQNNDLVEIADALGDMMYILCGTIIEHGLQDKIEAVFDEIQRSNMSKLGEDGQPIYREDGKVMKGPNYFKPDFSKLF